The following is a genomic window from Amycolatopsis australiensis.
GCGGCTACGAGTACAAGGACTCCTCGATCACCGGCTTCAGCCTCACGCACCTGTCGGGACCGGGCTGCGGCGCCGACGGCGACGTCCCGATCCTCCCGACGGTCGGTGCCGTCGACACCGGCGCGAGCATTTCCTTCAGCCACAGCAACGAAAGCGCGAGCCCCGGCGCCTACTCGGTGGGCCTCGGCAACGGCGTCACGACGGAGCTGACCACCGCGCTGCGGTCCGGCATCGGCCGGTTCACCTTCCCGGCGACGTCGCAGGCGAACCTGCAGTTCAAGCTCAACGGCAGCCAGAACGGCACGACCGGCCAGACGTGGACGGTGGTCAGCCCGACCGAAGTGTCCGGTTCGGTCACCTCCGGGCACTTCTGCGGCGCCGGGTTCACCTACACGCTCTACTTCGACGTCGTCTTCGACCGGCCGTTCAGCACCAGCGGCACCGCCGCCGCGCCCGCGGTGACGCCGAAGGCGTCGCCCGGCAAGCTGCACGGCACCGCGACCACCGAAGCCGCCCCGGCCGCCGGGCCCGGCAGCGCGTACGTCCGGTTCGACACGACCACCGACCGCACGGTCCAGGCCAAGGTCGGCATCTCCTACGTCTCGGTGGCCAACGCGGTCGCGAACCGCGCGGCCGACATCCCGGCGTTCGACTTCGCCGCGACCAAGCAGGCCGCGCACGACAGCTGGAACGCGCTGCTCGGCCGCATCCAGGTCGCCGGCGGCACGGCCGCGCAGCAGCGCGTCTTCTACACCGCGCTGTACCACTCCCTGTTGCACCCCAACGTGTTCTCCGACCGCAACGGCCAGTACATCGGCTTCGACAACCAGGTGCACACCGTCGCGAGTGGACACTCGGCGCACTACGCCAACTTCTCCGGCTGGGACATCTACCGCACGCAGGCGCAGCTGTCCGCGCTGGTCGCGCCCGCGCAGACGAGCGACATCGCGCAGTCGATGATCGCCGACTACGCGCAGGGCGGCACGCTGCCGAAGTGGGCGCAGAACAACGGCGAGACGTACGTGATGGTCGGTGACCCCGGCACGGCGATCCTCGCGAGCTACTACGCCTTCGGAGCCCGCAACTTCGACACGGCGGCGGCGTTGCAGGCGATGCTGCGCGAAGCGAGCGCGCCCAACAACGTCCGGCCGGGACTCAACGCGACGAACGCGCCGGGCTACCTGCCCGCGAACGGCACCTACCAGTGCTGCAACTTCTACGGCCCGGTCTCGACGCAGCTGGAGTACGACACGGCGGACTTCGCGCTCTCGGCGTTCGCCGGCGCGCTGGGCGACACCGCGGACCAGGCGTTCTACGCCGGCCGCGCGCAGAACTGG
Proteins encoded in this region:
- a CDS encoding lectin; this translates as MVLRILTRLSAATVLASAGLIPVPASAASLVTDPASLVNPFIGTSNAADDFPGADVPFGMLQWSPDTPSRPDGGGYEYKDSSITGFSLTHLSGPGCGADGDVPILPTVGAVDTGASISFSHSNESASPGAYSVGLGNGVTTELTTALRSGIGRFTFPATSQANLQFKLNGSQNGTTGQTWTVVSPTEVSGSVTSGHFCGAGFTYTLYFDVVFDRPFSTSGTAAAPAVTPKASPGKLHGTATTEAAPAAGPGSAYVRFDTTTDRTVQAKVGISYVSVANAVANRAADIPAFDFAATKQAAHDSWNALLGRIQVAGGTAAQQRVFYTALYHSLLHPNVFSDRNGQYIGFDNQVHTVASGHSAHYANFSGWDIYRTQAQLSALVAPAQTSDIAQSMIADYAQGGTLPKWAQNNGETYVMVGDPGTAILASYYAFGARNFDTAAALQAMLREASAPNNVRPGLNATNAPGYLPANGTYQCCNFYGPVSTQLEYDTADFALSAFAGALGDTADQAFYAGRAQNWKNTFNAASGFMQPRQADGSWTGGFDPASGSNFVEGTSWQYTGMVPFNVAGLAAARGGNASLAGYLDSVLSGFHGSGGTQADLGNEPSLELPWEYDYAGQPYKTQKVVRQVQDQIWTDAPGGLAGNDDLGAMSAWYVFSALGFYPMTPGTADLALGSPLFTQAVVTLPSGNTLTVNAPAAADNAPYVQSATWNGSSWNNAYAPAPALTAGGTLAFALGTSANTAWAASNPPPSYDGTLPHLGPLTSGIAGKCADVAQSGTANGTHVQLYTCNNTGAQKWFSGADGSLQAQGGCLDVSNSGTANGTKVQLWQCNGSGAQKWQAGTAGSLVNPQSGKCLDDPGSTTADGTQLQIYDCNQSAAQRWTRG